In Arthrobacter sp. SLBN-83, one DNA window encodes the following:
- a CDS encoding isopenicillin N synthase family dioxygenase yields MSRDQEAIPVLDLSSARQPYGSFRPEFIEQLRHATHDVGFFQITGYGGRPGQAEELLGLILRFFDLPLEERMKLDNRLSPHFRGYTRMGTEVTQGRADAREQIDYSPEREPVRDYPDDQPYWLLQGPNLWPGEEFPELRTAAMEWADLMSGVGMELLRAIAVSLQLPEDYFDEPFRDSPAWMGKLVHYVGGVVEAAGDQGVGSHADYGFVTLLLQDEVGGLEVLPPGTTEWLLVEPLPGALVVNLGEMLEVATEGYLAATVHRVQAPPPGVDRYSVPFFWSPRLDAVIEPVPLAPELKAAARGITDDPANPLLASFGMNMLKGRMRAHPDVTERHYPELLKHRGA; encoded by the coding sequence ATGTCACGCGACCAGGAAGCAATACCTGTTCTGGATTTGAGTTCCGCACGGCAGCCTTACGGATCTTTCCGCCCTGAGTTTATTGAGCAGCTGCGGCATGCCACCCACGATGTCGGGTTCTTCCAAATCACGGGATACGGCGGCCGGCCAGGCCAGGCCGAGGAGCTCCTGGGCCTTATCCTGCGCTTCTTCGACCTGCCGCTTGAGGAGCGGATGAAGCTGGACAACCGCCTTTCCCCGCACTTCCGCGGCTACACCCGCATGGGCACGGAGGTGACCCAGGGCCGGGCGGACGCCCGTGAGCAAATTGACTATTCACCGGAGCGGGAACCGGTCAGGGACTATCCGGACGACCAGCCCTACTGGCTGTTGCAGGGACCCAACCTGTGGCCGGGCGAGGAATTCCCCGAACTTCGGACTGCCGCCATGGAGTGGGCAGACCTGATGTCCGGGGTGGGGATGGAACTGCTACGGGCCATTGCCGTTTCCCTGCAGTTGCCGGAGGACTACTTCGACGAGCCTTTCCGCGATTCACCGGCGTGGATGGGCAAGCTGGTGCACTACGTGGGCGGCGTGGTGGAGGCCGCCGGCGACCAAGGCGTGGGCTCGCACGCAGACTACGGCTTCGTGACCCTCCTGCTGCAGGACGAGGTGGGCGGCCTGGAAGTATTGCCGCCCGGGACTACCGAGTGGCTGCTGGTGGAACCGCTTCCGGGAGCGCTGGTGGTAAACCTTGGCGAGATGCTGGAAGTGGCCACCGAGGGGTACCTGGCGGCAACCGTCCACCGCGTGCAGGCGCCGCCGCCCGGTGTTGACCGCTACTCGGTGCCGTTTTTCTGGTCACCACGGCTGGACGCGGTCATCGAACCCGTGCCGCTGGCTCCAGAGTTGAAGGCGGCTGCCAGGGGAATCACCGACGATCCCGCCAACCCGCTCCTCGCATCCTTTGGCATGAACATGCTCAAAGGCCGGATGCGGGCGCACCCCGACGTCACCGAACGGCACTACCCGGAGTTACTGAAGCACCGGGGCGCGTGA
- a CDS encoding CoA-binding protein: protein MGHANDPAVIERLMRTKGHWAIVGLTTNEWRAAYDVSLFIRDRLGMEIIPVNLPGDAVHGETGYRTLGDIPAEKRPIDVVDCFVNSQKVGSVVDQAIAVGATAVWLQLGVIDEAAAERAKAAGLDVVMNACPAQLAWKYNL from the coding sequence ATGGGCCACGCGAACGATCCTGCAGTCATTGAACGCCTCATGCGAACCAAGGGCCATTGGGCCATCGTGGGCCTGACCACCAACGAATGGCGTGCCGCCTATGATGTATCGCTCTTCATCCGCGACAGGTTGGGCATGGAGATTATTCCGGTGAACCTGCCCGGCGACGCTGTCCACGGCGAAACCGGGTACCGCACGCTGGGTGACATTCCGGCGGAAAAGCGGCCCATCGACGTCGTTGATTGTTTTGTGAACTCGCAGAAGGTGGGCAGCGTGGTGGACCAGGCCATTGCAGTGGGGGCCACAGCTGTGTGGCTGCAGTTGGGGGTTATCGACGAAGCGGCGGCGGAGCGCGCCAAGGCCGCGGGACTGGACGTGGTGATGAACGCCTGCCCTGCCCAGTTGGCCTGGAAGTACAACCTTTAG
- a CDS encoding ABC transporter ATP-binding protein: MTAVLSPLPAGANPANAPALPVSFRNLRRTFGAGTAAHTVLRDVTFDVAAGEVLAILGPSGCGKSTLLRATAGLDFPSAGSVVIEDTPVHGIDPRCAFAFQEPRLLPWHTLQANVAIGLPTGCSAKEGKAKVARLLELVGLEKFAKHRPREVSGGMAQRASLARALARSPGVLLLDEPFGALDALTRIKMQDLLLDIHRAEPTTVLLVTHDVDEALQLADRIIVLGPDAAGQGATIVRTVQVPGSRPRERASAELALMRSSLLETLGVDGH, translated from the coding sequence ATGACCGCAGTTTTGTCGCCCCTGCCTGCCGGGGCGAACCCCGCCAACGCGCCGGCCCTCCCCGTATCCTTTCGGAACCTGCGCCGCACGTTTGGAGCCGGCACCGCAGCCCATACCGTCCTCCGCGACGTGACGTTCGACGTGGCAGCAGGAGAGGTGCTGGCCATTCTGGGACCATCCGGCTGCGGAAAGTCCACGCTCCTGCGCGCCACGGCCGGCCTTGACTTCCCGAGCGCCGGTTCCGTGGTTATCGAGGACACCCCGGTGCACGGCATCGATCCCCGCTGCGCCTTCGCTTTCCAGGAACCCCGGCTGCTGCCCTGGCACACCCTCCAGGCCAACGTGGCCATCGGGCTGCCCACCGGATGCAGCGCGAAAGAGGGCAAGGCAAAAGTCGCCCGCCTGCTGGAACTGGTGGGGCTCGAGAAGTTCGCCAAGCACCGCCCCCGGGAGGTATCCGGCGGCATGGCGCAGCGGGCGTCCCTGGCAAGGGCGCTGGCACGGAGCCCCGGCGTCCTGCTGCTCGATGAGCCCTTCGGGGCCCTGGATGCGCTCACCCGGATCAAGATGCAGGACCTGCTCCTGGACATCCACCGGGCAGAGCCCACCACCGTCCTGTTGGTCACCCATGACGTGGATGAAGCCCTGCAGCTCGCAGACCGCATCATCGTCCTCGGCCCCGACGCCGCCGGGCAGGGCGCAACCATCGTCAGGACTGTCCAGGTACCCGGCAGCCGGCCGCGCGAACGCGCCTCAGCCGAACTCGCCCTCATGCGCAGCTCGCTCCTGGAAACGCTGGGCGTCGACGGGCACTAG
- a CDS encoding aliphatic sulfonate ABC transporter substrate-binding protein produces MPHASPISRRSVLGAAALAVSTVLALTGCVAGEGSSGSAAAAGSSKGGGTLNIDFATYNPLSLVIKKQGWLEASLKDQGVTVNWVQSAGSNKANEALRSGAIDVGSTAGSAALLARANGSEIKTIDIFSQPEWAALVAPAGSDIKSVADLKGKSVAATKGTDPYFFLLQALEQAGLKPGDVTVQNLQHADGRTALENGSVQAWSGLDPIMAGAEQKGAKLFYRNLDFNTYGFLNATESFLKNKPELAQAVVNAYEKARAWTAQNPDQTAQILADVAGLDLSVAKTVVLERSNLDVNPAPGDAQRKVLEKIGPTFVETGDVKTQKQIDDAVASLLDDSLVKKADPSAIKAS; encoded by the coding sequence ATGCCGCACGCATCGCCCATCTCCCGCCGTTCAGTCCTTGGCGCAGCAGCCCTTGCCGTCTCCACAGTCCTGGCACTCACCGGATGCGTTGCAGGTGAAGGTTCCTCCGGCAGTGCCGCGGCGGCCGGCAGCAGCAAGGGCGGTGGAACCCTGAATATCGACTTCGCCACCTACAACCCGCTGAGCCTGGTGATCAAGAAGCAGGGGTGGCTCGAGGCCAGCCTCAAGGACCAGGGCGTCACCGTGAACTGGGTACAGTCCGCGGGGTCCAACAAAGCCAACGAGGCGCTGCGTTCCGGGGCCATCGACGTCGGATCCACCGCCGGATCCGCGGCTCTCCTGGCACGGGCCAACGGCTCGGAGATCAAGACCATCGACATCTTCTCGCAGCCGGAGTGGGCGGCCCTGGTGGCACCTGCCGGTTCGGACATCAAGTCCGTGGCAGACCTCAAGGGCAAGTCCGTTGCCGCAACCAAGGGCACCGACCCCTACTTCTTCCTGCTGCAGGCACTGGAGCAGGCCGGGCTGAAGCCTGGGGACGTAACGGTCCAGAACCTGCAGCACGCCGACGGCCGCACAGCCCTGGAAAACGGCTCGGTCCAAGCGTGGTCCGGGCTGGACCCGATCATGGCGGGGGCGGAGCAGAAGGGCGCCAAGCTCTTCTACCGCAACCTGGACTTCAACACTTACGGCTTCCTCAACGCCACCGAATCCTTCCTGAAGAACAAGCCTGAACTGGCACAGGCCGTGGTGAACGCCTATGAAAAAGCCCGTGCCTGGACAGCACAGAACCCGGACCAGACCGCCCAGATCCTGGCCGACGTAGCCGGCCTGGACCTCTCCGTGGCCAAAACCGTGGTCCTGGAGCGAAGCAACCTGGACGTCAACCCGGCACCGGGTGACGCCCAGCGCAAAGTATTGGAGAAGATCGGCCCCACTTTCGTGGAAACCGGCGACGTCAAGACTCAGAAGCAGATTGACGACGCCGTGGCCTCCCTTCTCGACGACTCGCTGGTGAAGAAGGCTGATCCGTCAGCCATTAAGGCCTCCTGA
- a CDS encoding ABC transporter permease: MSYPGEPYTTGASVADERAAAATATAADAAQTGAATAPAPAPGWSPAGVRSRNWARLPLGLIIPAALLAAWQLASTSGMFTVVQLPPPAMVLSAAGELVDRGELGTHIAISTQRVLIGFLVGAALGLVLGATVGLSKLADALLAPTIGALRAVPSLAWVPLLILWMKIGEDSKVTLIIIGAFFPVFTTVSLALRHVDRNLVEAARAFGLKGIRLLTTVQLPAVVPAVFSGLRLALAQAWLFLVAAELIASSMGLGFLLTDSQNNGRTDRLLLAIVMLAVIGKITDALLGLAERWAVKRWA; the protein is encoded by the coding sequence ATGAGTTACCCAGGAGAGCCTTACACCACCGGCGCAAGTGTTGCGGATGAGCGTGCTGCAGCCGCCACCGCAACCGCGGCAGACGCCGCCCAGACGGGTGCCGCCACGGCGCCCGCTCCGGCACCGGGATGGTCTCCCGCCGGAGTCCGTTCCAGGAACTGGGCGCGTCTGCCCCTTGGCCTGATCATTCCGGCAGCCCTGCTGGCAGCGTGGCAGCTCGCCTCCACCAGCGGGATGTTCACCGTGGTCCAGCTTCCCCCGCCGGCCATGGTGCTGTCCGCTGCCGGCGAGCTCGTGGACCGTGGCGAGCTGGGAACGCACATCGCCATCTCCACCCAGCGGGTCCTCATCGGATTCCTGGTGGGCGCGGCCCTGGGCCTGGTCCTCGGCGCAACCGTGGGACTGTCCAAACTCGCCGATGCCCTGCTGGCACCCACCATCGGCGCTCTGCGCGCAGTGCCGTCCCTCGCCTGGGTGCCGCTGCTGATCCTGTGGATGAAGATTGGCGAGGACTCGAAGGTCACGTTGATCATCATCGGCGCCTTCTTCCCGGTGTTCACCACCGTCTCCCTGGCACTGCGGCACGTGGACCGCAACCTGGTGGAGGCCGCCCGCGCTTTCGGGCTCAAGGGGATCCGGCTGCTGACCACCGTGCAGCTGCCCGCCGTCGTCCCCGCCGTGTTTTCCGGCCTGCGCCTGGCCCTTGCCCAAGCCTGGCTGTTCCTGGTGGCTGCTGAACTGATCGCGTCCTCCATGGGCCTGGGCTTTCTGCTGACTGACTCGCAGAACAACGGCCGGACGGACCGGCTGCTCCTGGCCATCGTGATGCTGGCTGTGATTGGAAAGATTACCGACGCCCTGCTGGGCCTGGCCGAAAGATGGGCGGTGAAACGATGGGCTTGA
- the acs gene encoding acetate--CoA ligase, whose translation MGLSTTETLDLNAGVHPDNVAFWEQQALRLDWDSPWHTAHRWIPADAEAGRGPEITWFEGGKLNVAANCVDRHVAAGRGDKVALHFEGEPGDRRSITYAELQREVSKAANALLALGITKGDRVVIYLPVIPETIIITLAVARIGGIHSLVFGGFSAEALKFRVEDTRAKLLVTTDGQFRRGVAVPVKDNADAAVSGENAIEHVLVVNRTTPAADLAAVAMTEGRDVWWHDVVETASDVHEPEAFDAETPLFIMYTSGTTGKPKGLVHTSGGYLTQASWSFEHLFSNPDPALRDRDVHWCTADLAWVTAHTYEIYGPLSNGVTQVIFEGTPNTPHPGRHFEIIERYGVTQYYTAPTLVRSLMGWFPDGVPSTYNLSSIRLLGTVGEAVNPEAWRWLRENVGGGTAPMVDTWWQSETGATILSPAPTDTSFKPGCAARPLPGVSTRIVDDGGNTVAPGVQGNIVVDSPGPAIARTVWGNPRRYFDSYWSKYADQGWFLAGDGAKYDADGDIWILGRVDDTLNVSGHLLSTIEIESALVSHPDVVEAGVCPVADPKTGHAVVAFVVLKAGVSTSSTTDELRNHVAKEIGPIAKPRDVVVVPDVPKTRSGKIMRRLLTQLFEGAPLGDTTSLQNEPAIAGIQEVLQQRALPKEES comes from the coding sequence ATGGGCTTGAGCACCACCGAAACGTTGGACCTGAACGCAGGGGTGCACCCGGACAACGTTGCTTTCTGGGAGCAGCAGGCGCTGCGCCTCGACTGGGACAGCCCCTGGCACACGGCGCATCGCTGGATCCCGGCAGATGCCGAGGCGGGCCGCGGCCCGGAAATCACCTGGTTCGAGGGTGGCAAGCTCAACGTGGCCGCCAACTGCGTGGACCGGCATGTTGCCGCGGGGCGCGGCGATAAGGTGGCCCTCCACTTCGAAGGCGAGCCCGGCGACCGCCGCTCCATCACCTACGCCGAACTCCAGCGCGAGGTGTCCAAGGCAGCCAACGCCCTCCTGGCCCTGGGCATAACAAAGGGGGACCGGGTGGTCATCTACCTCCCGGTGATCCCCGAAACCATCATCATCACCCTCGCCGTGGCCCGCATCGGCGGCATCCACTCGCTGGTGTTCGGCGGCTTCTCGGCGGAGGCACTGAAGTTCCGGGTGGAGGACACCCGCGCCAAGCTGCTGGTGACCACGGACGGCCAGTTCCGCCGCGGCGTTGCCGTTCCCGTCAAGGACAACGCTGACGCAGCCGTATCCGGCGAGAACGCCATTGAGCACGTCCTGGTGGTCAACCGCACCACCCCGGCCGCCGACCTGGCGGCCGTCGCCATGACCGAGGGCCGCGACGTGTGGTGGCACGACGTCGTCGAAACTGCCTCGGACGTCCACGAGCCGGAGGCGTTCGACGCCGAGACGCCACTGTTCATCATGTACACCTCCGGTACCACCGGCAAGCCCAAGGGCCTGGTGCACACCTCCGGCGGTTACCTGACGCAGGCGTCGTGGAGCTTTGAGCACTTGTTCAGCAACCCGGATCCGGCCCTGCGGGACCGGGACGTGCACTGGTGCACTGCGGACCTGGCCTGGGTCACGGCCCACACCTACGAAATTTACGGGCCGCTGTCCAACGGCGTCACCCAGGTGATCTTCGAGGGCACGCCCAACACCCCGCATCCGGGCCGGCACTTCGAGATCATCGAACGCTACGGCGTGACGCAGTACTACACCGCGCCCACACTGGTCCGGTCCCTTATGGGCTGGTTCCCCGACGGCGTGCCGAGCACCTACAATCTCTCTTCCATCCGGCTGCTGGGCACCGTGGGCGAGGCCGTCAACCCCGAGGCCTGGCGCTGGCTGCGGGAGAACGTTGGCGGCGGCACCGCCCCCATGGTGGACACGTGGTGGCAGTCCGAGACCGGCGCCACCATCCTTTCCCCCGCCCCCACGGACACCAGCTTCAAGCCGGGCTGCGCGGCGCGCCCGCTTCCCGGCGTCAGCACCAGGATCGTGGACGACGGCGGCAATACCGTTGCGCCCGGCGTCCAGGGAAACATCGTGGTTGACTCCCCCGGGCCTGCCATCGCGCGGACCGTCTGGGGAAACCCGCGGCGCTACTTCGATTCCTACTGGAGCAAGTATGCGGACCAGGGCTGGTTCCTCGCCGGCGACGGCGCCAAGTACGATGCCGACGGCGACATCTGGATCCTGGGCCGCGTGGACGACACCCTGAATGTCTCCGGCCACCTGCTCTCCACCATCGAAATTGAGTCCGCCCTGGTCTCGCACCCGGACGTGGTGGAAGCCGGCGTCTGCCCGGTGGCGGACCCGAAGACCGGGCACGCTGTCGTCGCCTTCGTCGTGCTGAAGGCCGGGGTTTCCACAAGCTCAACCACCGACGAGCTCAGGAACCACGTGGCCAAGGAGATCGGCCCCATCGCCAAGCCGCGCGACGTCGTCGTAGTCCCTGACGTTCCCAAGACCCGCAGCGGCAAGATCATGCGCCGGCTGCTCACCCAGCTGTTCGAAGGAGCCCCCCTGGGCGACACCACCTCACTCCAGAACGAGCCGGCCATCGCCGGCATCCAGGAAGTCCTGCAGCAGCGGGCCCTACCGAAGGAAGAATCATGA
- the sfnG gene encoding dimethylsulfone monooxygenase SfnG: MTDISNVARLSEPLKFAYWVPNVSGGLVVSTIEQRTGWDFDYNKKLARIAEESGFEYALTQTRYAASYGADKQHEATSFSLALLVATERLKVIAAVHPGMWHPGVLAKYIITADHISNGRAAVNIVSGWLKSEFTNFGLEWLEHDERYVRTEEFINVLRGLWTEQEYSQSGKYYNITDFTLNPAPVDVPGRAHPEIFFGGNSTAAQATAGRVADWYFSNGKDLEGFKENIAGVVASAGEARRGTPGQLAAPRFGLNGFVIARDSEKEARDTLREIVEKAHKPAVQGFRDAVQEAGASTKDGKGMWADSTFEDLIQYNDGFKTQLIGTPEQIAERIVEYKKIGVNLFLTCYLHFQEEVAAFGRDILPIVRELEADLARKNGTELDLSGTPVAAEAVAA; encoded by the coding sequence ATGACAGACATCAGCAACGTCGCACGTCTCTCCGAACCGCTCAAGTTCGCCTACTGGGTGCCCAATGTCTCCGGCGGCCTGGTGGTATCCACCATCGAACAGCGCACCGGCTGGGACTTCGACTACAACAAGAAGCTGGCGCGCATCGCGGAGGAGTCGGGCTTCGAATACGCCCTGACCCAGACCCGCTACGCCGCCTCCTATGGGGCGGACAAGCAGCACGAGGCAACCTCGTTCAGCCTGGCCCTGCTGGTCGCAACCGAGCGGCTCAAGGTGATCGCCGCCGTCCACCCCGGCATGTGGCACCCCGGCGTGCTGGCGAAGTACATCATCACCGCGGACCACATTTCCAACGGCCGCGCAGCCGTCAACATCGTCTCCGGCTGGCTGAAGAGTGAGTTCACCAACTTCGGCCTGGAGTGGCTGGAGCACGACGAGCGCTACGTCCGCACCGAGGAATTCATCAACGTGCTGCGAGGCCTGTGGACCGAGCAGGAATACAGCCAGTCCGGCAAGTACTACAACATCACCGACTTCACGCTGAACCCCGCCCCGGTGGACGTTCCGGGCCGCGCCCACCCCGAGATCTTCTTCGGCGGCAACTCGACCGCGGCCCAGGCCACCGCCGGCCGCGTGGCGGACTGGTACTTCTCCAACGGCAAGGACCTGGAGGGCTTCAAGGAGAACATCGCCGGCGTCGTCGCATCAGCCGGTGAGGCACGCCGTGGCACTCCAGGACAGCTGGCCGCGCCCCGGTTCGGGCTGAACGGCTTCGTCATCGCCCGCGACTCCGAGAAGGAAGCGCGGGACACCCTGCGCGAGATCGTGGAGAAGGCACACAAGCCGGCCGTCCAGGGTTTCCGGGACGCGGTCCAGGAAGCCGGTGCGTCCACCAAGGATGGCAAGGGCATGTGGGCGGACTCCACGTTCGAGGACCTGATCCAGTACAACGACGGCTTCAAGACCCAGCTGATCGGCACTCCCGAGCAGATCGCCGAACGGATCGTTGAATACAAGAAGATCGGCGTGAACCTGTTCCTCACCTGCTACCTGCACTTCCAGGAGGAGGTGGCGGCGTTCGGCCGGGACATCCTGCCGATCGTCCGCGAACTGGAAGCAGACCTGGCCCGGAAGAACGGCACGGAACTCGATTTGTCCGGCACCCCGGTTGCTGCAGAGGCGGTGGCTGCCTGA
- a CDS encoding O-acetylhomoserine aminocarboxypropyltransferase/cysteine synthase family protein, producing MAERSFGFRTRALHAGGTPDAEHGARAVPIYQTTSFVFKDTNDAANLFALQKYGNIYSRIGNPTVAAFEERIASLEGGIGAVATSSGMAAEFITFAALTQAGDHIVAASQLYGGTVTQLDVTLRRFGVDTTFVPGTDPADYAAAVRDNTKAIFVEVVANPSSEVQDLAGLAKVAHDAGIPLVVDATLSTPYLVRPIEHGADIVIHSATKFLGGHGTTLGGVVVESGRFNWGNGKFPTMTEPVASYGNVSWWGNFGEYGFLTKLRSEQLRDIGPALSPQSAFQLLQGVETLPQRLDEHLKNAQAVAEWLENDDRVAYVNYSGLPSHPHFERARKYLPQGPGSVFSFGVKGGRAAGQKFIESLQLASHLANVGDSRTLVIHPGSTTHQQLSAAQLESAGVPEDLVRISVGLEDIEDILWDLDQALTEASKAVPGAVSEEPAEACTIGANA from the coding sequence ATGGCTGAGCGTAGTTTCGGTTTCCGCACCCGCGCCCTGCACGCCGGCGGCACTCCCGACGCCGAGCACGGTGCCCGCGCCGTCCCGATTTACCAGACCACGTCCTTCGTCTTCAAGGACACCAACGACGCCGCCAACCTGTTCGCACTGCAGAAGTACGGCAACATCTACTCCCGCATTGGCAATCCCACTGTTGCGGCCTTTGAGGAGCGCATCGCGTCCCTGGAAGGCGGCATCGGAGCGGTTGCGACGTCGTCGGGCATGGCCGCGGAGTTCATCACCTTCGCCGCGCTGACCCAGGCCGGCGACCACATCGTGGCCGCCTCCCAGCTGTACGGCGGCACGGTGACCCAGCTGGACGTGACCCTCCGCCGGTTCGGCGTGGACACCACGTTCGTCCCCGGCACGGATCCCGCGGATTATGCCGCGGCTGTCCGGGACAACACCAAGGCGATCTTCGTGGAGGTGGTGGCCAACCCGTCGTCGGAGGTCCAGGACCTGGCGGGGTTGGCAAAGGTGGCGCACGACGCCGGCATCCCCCTGGTGGTCGACGCCACCTTGAGCACGCCGTACCTTGTCCGGCCCATCGAACACGGCGCCGACATCGTGATCCACTCCGCCACGAAGTTCCTGGGCGGCCACGGCACCACGCTGGGCGGCGTGGTGGTGGAAAGCGGCCGGTTCAACTGGGGCAACGGCAAGTTCCCCACCATGACCGAGCCGGTGGCTTCCTACGGCAACGTCTCCTGGTGGGGCAACTTCGGCGAGTACGGTTTCCTCACCAAGCTCCGCTCCGAACAGCTGCGGGACATCGGCCCGGCCCTTTCGCCGCAGTCGGCGTTCCAGCTGCTCCAGGGTGTTGAAACCCTGCCGCAGCGGCTCGATGAACACCTGAAGAACGCACAGGCCGTGGCCGAATGGTTGGAAAACGATGACCGGGTGGCCTACGTCAACTACTCCGGTCTGCCGTCGCACCCGCACTTCGAACGGGCACGCAAGTACCTGCCGCAGGGCCCCGGATCGGTGTTCTCCTTCGGGGTCAAGGGCGGGCGCGCTGCCGGGCAGAAGTTCATCGAGTCCCTGCAGCTGGCATCGCACCTCGCAAACGTGGGCGACTCCCGTACCCTGGTGATCCACCCCGGCTCCACCACCCACCAGCAGCTCAGCGCGGCCCAGCTCGAATCGGCGGGTGTGCCGGAGGACCTGGTCCGCATCTCAGTTGGCCTTGAGGATATTGAGGACATCCTGTGGGACCTGGACCAGGCCCTCACCGAGGCGTCCAAAGCAGTGCCCGGAGCCGTTTCTGAAGAACCCGCAGAAGCCTGCACGATCGGAGCAAACGCATGA
- a CDS encoding CoA-binding protein translates to MSTAERTWTGPSAPERLSLLRQAKSIAIVGASDKPSRASYFVATYLLSSTRYKVYFVNPVVKEILGQPTYASLADLPESPDIVDVFRKHDDLPGVLDEAVAAGAKTLWLQLGSWHEGVAAAAEAAGLNVVMDRCVKIEHARFHGGLHLAGFDTGVVSSKRQVLA, encoded by the coding sequence ATGAGCACCGCCGAACGTACCTGGACTGGCCCGTCCGCACCGGAGCGGCTCTCCCTTCTCCGGCAGGCGAAGTCCATTGCGATCGTTGGCGCGTCTGACAAGCCGTCCCGCGCCAGCTACTTTGTGGCCACCTACCTGCTGTCCTCCACGCGCTACAAGGTGTACTTCGTCAACCCGGTGGTCAAGGAGATCCTGGGCCAGCCCACCTACGCCTCACTGGCGGACCTGCCGGAAAGCCCGGACATTGTTGACGTGTTCCGCAAGCACGACGACCTTCCCGGTGTCCTTGACGAGGCAGTGGCCGCGGGTGCCAAGACGCTCTGGCTTCAGCTGGGCTCATGGCATGAAGGCGTGGCAGCAGCCGCGGAAGCCGCGGGGCTCAATGTGGTGATGGACCGCTGCGTGAAGATCGAGCACGCGCGCTTCCATGGCGGACTTCACCTGGCCGGTTTCGATACCGGCGTGGTTTCCTCCAAGCGCCAGGTCCTGGCGTAA
- a CDS encoding RNA polymerase sigma factor produces the protein MTDAHTDEAPEQPVSGTAAFSLVYRTYASQVLGYLTARGVEDPEAAMQEVFLSVLPRLDTVHGGEAGLKTFIFSVAHARMVDDHRRQSRTPAKLSFEPELDQREDTSAEKEALQRISPREVLGLLDGLPQDQREVLSLRLVGGLSIEQTAEAMDKSAGAVKQLQRRALLKLRELKAVKEYLTP, from the coding sequence GTGACCGATGCACACACAGACGAGGCTCCGGAGCAACCAGTTTCCGGTACCGCTGCCTTCAGCCTCGTCTACAGGACATACGCATCACAGGTACTGGGCTATCTCACCGCCCGGGGAGTCGAGGATCCGGAGGCCGCCATGCAGGAAGTGTTCCTTTCGGTGCTGCCCAGGCTCGACACCGTCCATGGAGGAGAAGCCGGGCTTAAGACATTCATCTTTTCCGTTGCCCACGCCCGGATGGTGGATGACCACCGCCGCCAGAGCCGTACTCCCGCCAAGCTGTCCTTCGAGCCCGAACTCGACCAGCGCGAAGATACCTCTGCGGAGAAGGAAGCCCTGCAGCGCATCTCGCCCCGGGAAGTCCTTGGGCTGCTGGACGGACTGCCCCAGGACCAGCGGGAAGTGCTGTCGCTTCGGCTGGTGGGCGGCCTTTCCATAGAACAGACAGCGGAAGCCATGGATAAGAGCGCCGGTGCGGTAAAACAACTCCAGCGGCGCGCCTTGCTCAAACTCCGGGAACTTAAGGCAGTGAAGGAGTATCTCACGCCATGA
- a CDS encoding YegP family protein: MAGKFEAFIDADSFFRFRLLAPDGAVVAISGPYEDKASVAAGIAAVRECAGTGLVTDLCPAGAVTRPGGAVNRPGTPPAAEAAASAAEPPAAVVPVCGEERMPARLHAFAPAKSPRRQATSPRWTRAAAR, from the coding sequence ATGGCCGGAAAATTCGAAGCATTCATCGACGCCGATTCCTTCTTTCGGTTCCGGCTCCTGGCCCCTGACGGAGCAGTCGTCGCGATCTCCGGTCCGTACGAAGATAAAGCATCGGTGGCAGCCGGGATCGCCGCGGTACGGGAATGTGCCGGCACAGGCCTGGTCACCGACCTGTGCCCGGCTGGAGCCGTGACCCGTCCCGGCGGAGCGGTAAACCGTCCCGGAACCCCGCCCGCTGCGGAAGCTGCCGCCAGTGCCGCGGAGCCGCCGGCCGCCGTCGTACCCGTCTGCGGCGAAGAGCGCATGCCCGCCAGGCTGCACGCATTCGCGCCGGCCAAGTCGCCCCGGCGGCAGGCCACGTCCCCGCGGTGGACCAGGGCAGCAGCCCGCTGA